In one Rhizobium lentis genomic region, the following are encoded:
- a CDS encoding NAD-dependent succinate-semialdehyde dehydrogenase yields the protein MNGLRDESLLRQQGLIDGEWRAAATGRMIEVIDPATQNVLGMVPDMDGADTRAAIAAAEKAFGPWRAKTNAERAALLEAWHDLMMDNIEDLALILTREQGKPLTEARVEIRYGASFIKWFSEEARRIGGTTIPSPTAERRIVVLKEPVGVSAIVTPWNFPNAMITRKVGPALAAGCTVVIKPSELTPFSALALAVLAERAGIPKGVINIVTGMPTAIGNELMTNQTVRKISFTGSTRVGSLLMRGAADSIKRLSLELGGNAPFIVFDDADLDLAVEGAIASKFRNGGQTCVCANRLLVQSGVYDAFAAKLGARVSAMKVGAGTEAGTDIGPMINKAAIDKIKRHVDDAVEKGAKILATAGSMPVGDQYAAPMVLGGATTEMQLATEETFGPVAPLFRFDTEEEAIRIANSTPFGLAAYFYTESLKRSWRVGEALEFGMIGLNTGAISTEVAPFGGVKQSGLGREGAQCGIEEYLEMKSFHIGGLS from the coding sequence ATGAACGGACTAAGGGATGAGAGCCTGCTTCGCCAGCAAGGGCTGATCGACGGAGAATGGCGTGCGGCCGCAACCGGGCGCATGATCGAGGTGATCGACCCGGCGACGCAGAATGTGCTGGGCATGGTGCCCGACATGGACGGAGCCGATACGCGGGCGGCAATCGCGGCGGCGGAAAAGGCCTTCGGTCCATGGCGGGCAAAAACCAATGCCGAGCGCGCCGCTTTGCTGGAAGCCTGGCACGATCTGATGATGGACAATATCGAGGATCTGGCGCTGATCCTGACCCGGGAACAGGGCAAGCCGCTGACGGAGGCGCGCGTCGAAATCCGTTACGGCGCCTCGTTCATCAAATGGTTTTCCGAGGAAGCGCGCCGCATTGGCGGAACGACCATCCCCTCGCCCACCGCAGAGCGGCGGATCGTCGTTCTGAAGGAGCCCGTCGGCGTATCGGCGATCGTCACACCGTGGAATTTTCCAAATGCGATGATCACCCGCAAGGTGGGGCCAGCACTTGCGGCCGGTTGCACGGTCGTCATCAAGCCATCGGAGCTGACCCCCTTCTCGGCACTGGCGCTCGCCGTACTGGCGGAGCGCGCCGGCATCCCCAAGGGGGTGATCAACATCGTCACCGGCATGCCGACCGCAATCGGCAACGAGTTGATGACGAACCAGACCGTCCGCAAGATCTCTTTCACCGGCTCAACCCGCGTCGGGTCGCTGTTGATGCGCGGCGCGGCCGACAGCATCAAGCGGCTCAGTCTCGAACTCGGCGGAAACGCGCCTTTCATCGTCTTCGACGATGCCGATCTCGACCTTGCCGTGGAGGGCGCCATCGCATCGAAATTCCGCAACGGTGGACAGACCTGTGTCTGCGCCAACCGCCTTCTCGTCCAGTCCGGCGTCTACGACGCCTTTGCCGCCAAACTCGGCGCGCGGGTCTCGGCCATGAAGGTCGGGGCAGGCACTGAGGCCGGCACCGATATCGGACCGATGATCAACAAGGCTGCGATCGACAAGATCAAGCGTCACGTGGATGATGCGGTGGAAAAGGGAGCCAAGATCCTCGCCACTGCCGGCTCCATGCCGGTCGGCGATCAATATGCGGCGCCGATGGTGCTCGGAGGCGCAACGACCGAGATGCAGCTTGCCACCGAAGAGACATTCGGACCCGTTGCCCCTCTCTTTCGCTTCGACACCGAGGAGGAGGCGATCCGCATCGCAAATTCCACTCCCTTCGGCCTTGCGGCCTATTTCTACACGGAGAGCCTGAAACGGTCCTGGCGGGTCGGCGAGGCGCTCGAATTCGGCATGATCGGCCTGAACACGGGCGCCATCTCGACTGAGGTCGCTCCGTTCGGCGGCGTCAAGCAATCCGGCCTCGGGCGCGAGGGCGCCCAATGCGGCATTGAGGAATATCTTGAAATGAAGAGTTTCCACATCGGTGGGCTCTCCTGA
- a CDS encoding aldehyde dehydrogenase family protein — protein MTLSFDPNTISLPVGHFIGGRLVPAEAVIDMHRPSDGKAYAGCPLADAALVDQAVETARGALDRSNWGGVRPRERTTALQRWADLIEAEAETLARLEALSSTRPVGHLVAGDIAVTAEQIRFFAEFADKEGGDLVPTDDANFGMIVTEPYGVVGAITPWNFPLSMAGWKLGPALAAGNAVVLKPSEMTPFSTLYLAELSVRAGLPAGLVNIVLGDGPTTGTAITGHPGISKVSFTGSTTAGAAIMANIARTGVKPMTLELGGKSPQLVFADADLDLAAGAIAASILSNAGQACICGSRLIVEAKIADALAAALIARLAAIRPGPTWDETTDYSPVISERQIARMDGIIRAAIDGGAECLTGGRRLDREGYFYAPTLISGVTATSPAVLEEIFGPVLTIQTFETEEEALSLADHPSYGLAAGLFTRDLSRAIRLTRRLQAGTVWVNRYGRSRDHILPTGGYKQSGIGKDLGREAYHANRKSKSVLISL, from the coding sequence ATGACACTCAGCTTCGATCCCAACACGATCTCCCTGCCTGTCGGACATTTCATCGGCGGCCGTCTGGTTCCGGCCGAAGCCGTCATCGACATGCATCGGCCTTCCGACGGCAAAGCCTATGCGGGCTGCCCGCTCGCCGACGCGGCGCTCGTGGACCAAGCCGTCGAGACGGCAAGGGGGGCGTTAGACAGGAGCAATTGGGGCGGCGTGCGGCCGCGTGAGCGCACCACGGCGCTACAGCGCTGGGCTGACCTGATCGAAGCCGAGGCAGAAACTCTCGCCAGGCTTGAAGCGCTCTCCTCAACCCGCCCCGTCGGCCATCTCGTCGCCGGCGATATCGCCGTCACCGCCGAGCAGATCCGCTTCTTTGCCGAATTCGCCGACAAGGAAGGCGGCGATCTCGTCCCGACCGACGACGCGAATTTCGGCATGATCGTGACGGAGCCCTATGGTGTGGTCGGCGCCATCACACCCTGGAATTTCCCCTTGTCGATGGCGGGCTGGAAGCTTGGCCCGGCACTGGCGGCGGGCAATGCGGTGGTGTTGAAACCATCGGAAATGACGCCGTTCTCGACACTCTATCTTGCCGAGCTTTCGGTGCGGGCCGGCTTGCCCGCCGGCCTCGTCAACATCGTCCTTGGTGACGGCCCGACCACCGGCACCGCCATCACCGGACATCCGGGGATTTCCAAAGTCAGCTTCACCGGCTCGACGACGGCCGGCGCGGCGATCATGGCCAATATTGCCAGGACGGGCGTGAAGCCGATGACACTGGAGCTCGGCGGCAAGAGCCCGCAGTTGGTCTTTGCGGATGCCGATCTCGATCTCGCGGCAGGCGCCATCGCCGCCAGCATTTTGTCCAATGCCGGCCAGGCCTGCATATGCGGATCCCGCCTCATCGTCGAGGCGAAGATAGCGGATGCACTCGCGGCCGCACTCATCGCGAGGCTGGCGGCAATCCGCCCCGGCCCCACCTGGGACGAAACGACCGATTATTCGCCCGTCATCTCCGAACGCCAGATCGCCCGCATGGACGGCATCATCCGCGCCGCGATCGACGGCGGGGCCGAATGCCTCACCGGTGGCCGCCGGCTCGATCGTGAGGGCTATTTCTACGCGCCGACCCTGATTTCGGGCGTAACGGCAACATCACCCGCGGTTCTCGAGGAAATCTTCGGGCCGGTCCTGACCATCCAGACCTTCGAGACGGAAGAGGAGGCGCTGAGCCTGGCAGATCATCCATCCTATGGCCTGGCCGCCGGTCTCTTCACCCGCGATCTCTCCCGTGCGATCCGCCTCACCCGCCGCCTGCAGGCCGGCACCGTCTGGGTCAACCGCTACGGCCGCTCGCGCGACCATATCCTGCCGACCGGCGGCTACAAGCAGTCCGGCATCGGCAAGGACCTCGGCCGCGAAGCCTATCATGCCAACCGCAAGAGCAAGAGCGTGCTCATCAGCCTTTAA
- a CDS encoding tartrate dehydrogenase yields the protein MKTYRIALLPGDGIGRDVTDAAWAVLEKTAGSSGFCLEATRYPWSCDYYLENGSMMPADGIETLRSFDAILLGAVGWPSKVPDSVSLHGLLLPIRKAFVQYANIRPHKLLPGVLGPLRSQDFDILCIRENTEGEYSGAGGRVHQGTDSEVAVETSIFTRKGVERILRFGFEQARARRGKLASVTKSNAQKYSMVFWDEITHRLSAEYPDVEVTSYHIDAMAARMVMAPDSLDVVVASNLFGDILTDLGAAIQGGLGFAASANVNPDRRAPSMFEPVHGSAPDIAHLGIANPIAAIWSGAMMLQHLGETAAAGKVMAAIEATTARGIGAIPGKDKTDAITASVLSALD from the coding sequence ATGAAGACCTACAGGATTGCCCTTCTGCCGGGAGACGGCATCGGCCGCGACGTGACCGACGCTGCCTGGGCCGTGCTCGAAAAGACTGCCGGATCGAGCGGGTTTTGTCTTGAAGCGACCCGCTACCCCTGGTCCTGCGACTACTATCTCGAAAACGGCAGCATGATGCCCGCCGACGGGATCGAGACGCTGAGATCCTTCGACGCCATCTTGCTCGGCGCCGTCGGATGGCCCAGCAAGGTGCCGGATTCCGTGTCGCTGCATGGGTTGCTGCTGCCCATCCGCAAGGCTTTTGTGCAATATGCCAACATCCGCCCGCACAAGCTGCTGCCCGGTGTGCTGGGACCGCTGCGGTCGCAAGACTTCGACATCCTGTGCATCCGTGAAAACACCGAGGGCGAATATTCCGGCGCCGGCGGCCGCGTGCATCAGGGCACAGACAGCGAGGTGGCGGTCGAAACCTCCATCTTCACCCGAAAGGGGGTCGAACGCATCCTGCGTTTCGGCTTCGAGCAAGCGCGTGCGCGGCGCGGTAAACTCGCGTCGGTGACCAAGTCCAACGCGCAGAAATATTCGATGGTCTTCTGGGACGAGATCACCCACCGCCTCTCCGCCGAATATCCCGATGTCGAAGTGACGAGCTACCATATCGACGCCATGGCCGCCCGTATGGTCATGGCGCCCGATAGTCTCGATGTCGTGGTTGCATCCAACCTGTTCGGCGACATTCTGACCGACCTCGGCGCCGCCATCCAGGGTGGGCTCGGGTTTGCGGCATCCGCCAACGTCAATCCTGATCGCCGGGCGCCGTCGATGTTCGAACCCGTCCACGGTTCCGCGCCCGATATCGCTCATCTCGGCATCGCCAATCCGATCGCCGCCATCTGGTCGGGAGCGATGATGCTGCAGCATCTGGGGGAAACGGCTGCGGCCGGAAAGGTGATGGCAGCTATCGAGGCAACGACCGCACGCGGCATCGGCGCAATCCCCGGCAAAGACAAGACCGATGCAATCACGGCATCGGTGCTTTCGGCACTTGACTGA
- a CDS encoding cupin domain-containing protein: MSLLKTIDVNPSQAPRESGPLPERLISGNPTYKTWAQDVARADTVHTGVWEATPGETRSIKGETFEFCHILSGLVELTPEGGEPVVYKAGDSFVMKPGFVGVWKTIETVRKIYVTVT, encoded by the coding sequence ATGTCCCTGCTCAAGACAATCGACGTCAACCCATCCCAGGCGCCGCGCGAGTCCGGCCCCCTCCCCGAGCGCCTGATCTCGGGCAATCCAACCTACAAGACCTGGGCGCAGGATGTTGCTCGCGCAGACACGGTTCATACCGGCGTATGGGAGGCGACGCCCGGTGAGACTCGATCCATCAAGGGCGAGACATTCGAATTCTGCCATATTCTTTCAGGCTTGGTCGAACTCACCCCCGAAGGCGGAGAGCCGGTCGTCTACAAGGCCGGCGACAGCTTTGTCATGAAGCCGGGCTTCGTCGGCGTCTGGAAGACGATCGAGACGGTCCGCAAGATCTACGTGACCGTGACGTGA